From the genome of Paraburkholderia sp. BL10I2N1:
TAAGAAAGCGGCTTCCAACGCGGACAGGTTTCGGCTGTTTCATGAATCACATCGCTTCTCCAATCCGTTCGTGACTCCCCCAGAATCCGCCGAATGGAAATAGCCCACGTGTATTCGCACCATGATTCGGGTCAGACAAGTGCGCAGAGCCGGGGGCGGCGATGCGATTGAGTCGCCTCCTGATCGCTCCGCGCGTTCCTGATGTCTTACTTGACCCAAATCAAGGCGCAGGCAGGCGGTGTTCGATACGCTTGCGTCCATTTCAAAGACGAGAAATAGGGTTCGCCAGGAAGCCATGCCGAATCACACGTTGGATGTCGAAATCGGACGACTTGTATCAGGGCCGATACTGGAGTGCATGCCGCAGACGACCGTAAGGGACACTGCCATGCAGATGGCGGCGCCGGTGCCTGCTTGAAAGCCGGATGCGTCATATCGGCGTGCTGAGCGAGCAGGATACGCTGATCGGGCCGCTTGGGCTTGTCCGGGCCCGACCGCTGGCCGGCAAGCCCGTTCCTGGTCCAACCAGAGGCGGATCAGTTGTCCTCGGCCCGACAGGGTGTTCACCATTTTCAAACCATAGCGGTCTTAGTAGCGTTCCCATGCCGGGTCGAAGGGATGGGCTTCGCCACGGACTTGCGCATGTCGCCGGATTGGGACGTCGGATGCTTTGCGTAGCCTCAATCGTCCTGGGTTCCCTTCTGCCGTTAGTTCACCAGTATCGCGGCCAATACCCAGTATCGCCGCGTTCCTTCACGATGGAAGTATCGCGCTCTGATCCGTCGTGCGCCCTTGCACGGATGCCGCCCGCAGCACCACTTCCACAACGCCTGCCAGATGGCAGTGTCGACTGCGTTGTAGACTTCTTTCGAGACCCCGTGTCGATGATAGTTCGATCAGCCATCGATGATCGGGTTGAGCAGGCCGATGAGATTGACCTGTTTGGCCGATGCATGGTCCTTGATGACTGCGCGCACTTTCGTCAGAAAGTTTGAACATTCTTTTTCGATGGCTTGATGAGTAGCTTGCCGTTCGGATATTTTCGAATGTTCTGCCCGAGGAAGTCGAACCCTTGCGAGATGTGCGTGATCCTGGTCTTTTCCGGGGAGAGCGTCAGTCCGCGCTCGTGCAGAAAGACCTCGACCAGTGGCTTGACCTCGTCTTCCAGCAACTCTTTCGAGTAACCTGTGATCACAAAGTCATCGACATAGCGAACCAGACTGAGGTAGCAATCAATGATGGACGACACCTGTAATCGGCTGCACCTGGAGTAGACAAATCGCGGTCGATTTGAGCGACATCAATGGGACTCGCGTTCCTGGCGGGGTCCGCGCGGCGAGATGGCAAAAGGAGAAAATAAGTAAATCAAGGCACTATCGTTTCACCGTCCTGCCATGAAAAGGCGTTATCTCTTGAAGTCAGTCCGTGAAATTGGGCGCGAGATCGAGGATGATATGCAACACAATACTCGTAAATCCGAACAAGGTGACAGGGAGGATGGTCACAACAACGGAGACGTCGTCATGCTGCATATCGCTTCCGTACGCGAAAGGCCTAGCTCAAAGTCCGAGACGGACCACGCGGCCCCTATTGTGCAGTGGCACGAGAGCGTGCTTACCGGCATCTTCGAAATATCGAAGGTACTCACCGCCCCCTACCGGCTCGAAGTCACGTTGGCCAACGTCATCGATCTCCTGCAATCGGTTGTGCAGATGCGGCTCGGTATTGTCTCTCTCTTCGACGATGATGGCGTACCGGACATTACCGTTGGCGCGGACTGGAGCGAAGGCAGCGATGAGCACTACCGGATGCGCCTGCCGCAGAAGGCAATTGACCAGATCATGGCGACGGACAGGCCGCTCGTCGCCGAGAACATAGCGGTGCATTCGGGCTTCAGTGCCGCCGACATGGGCGTGCTCGGTGCTTCCGACAACATGCGAGTGTCGTTCATCGGCGTTCCTATTCGCATCGACGCGAAAGTCGTGGGCACGCTGACCATCGACCGCATCCTGGATAATGGGGCGAACTTCCGGCTCGATTACGACGTGCGGCTGCTTACCATGATCGCCAACCTGGTGGGGCAGACGGTGAAGCTGCATCGCTTATTCAAGAGCGACCGCGAGCGACTGATGGCGGGGAGGGACGGGCTGCAAAAACAATTGTCCGAGCTCAAGTACCCTGCGCAGGAGCGTAAGAAGTTTCAGGTCGAGGGGATCATTGGCGACAGCCCGGCGCTGCGCGGCCTGCTCGAGAAGATCGCGGTGGTAGCCAAATCGAACAGCACAGTTCTCTTGCGCGGGGAATCCGGTACCGGGAAGGAGCTGGTCGCCAAGGCCCTTCACGAGCTGTCGCCGCGAGCCAAGCGGCCCTTCATCAAGCTCAATTGCGCGGCGCTCCCTGAGACGGTGCTGGAATCCGAATTGTTCGGTCATGAGAAGGGTGCCTTTACCAGTGCCTTCAATTCGCGCAAGGGGCGCTTCGAGCTTGCCGACAAGGGGACGCTGTTTCTGGACGAGATCGGCGAGATCTCGGCCTCGTTCCAGGCAAAGCTGCTGCGCGTCCTGCAGGAGCAAGAATTCGAGCGCGTCGGCAGCAACCAGACCATTAAGGTCGATGTTCGCGTGATTGCCGCCACGAATAAGAACCTGGAAGACGCGGTGGCAAGGAACGAGTTCCGCGCCGACCTTTATTATCGCATCAGCGTGGTTCCCTTGCTGCTGCCGCCGTTGCGTGAAAGGCGCAGTGATATTCCGCTCCTCGCCGTTGAGTTTCTCAAGAATTTCAACAGCGAGAACGGCCGTACGCTGACCTTCGATGCGGGTGCGATTGAAGTATTGATGAACTGCGGTTTTCCCGGCAATGTCCGCGAGCTCGAGAATTGCGTGCAGCGGAGCGCGACCTTGGCGCCGGGACTATCGATCGTGAGAAACGACTTTGCCTGCTGCCACGGCCAGTGCCTTTCCGCGATGCTGTGGCAGAGCGGATCGGACGAGATGGCGCTGCAGCCTGGGCCGATCGTACCAGTGCAAGTGAGGCCGGGTACGCCCCCTGCTGAGGCTGCTACGTCGGGCGCAGTTGCGGTCCCGCTTGCCGGCAGCGAGCAGGCTCCGCTAGCGCCTGGCGGCGCAGCCCTCGGAAGTGGTGCGAAGATGACCAACCGCGAGCGTCTCATCGCCGCCATGGAAAGATCCGGCTGGGTGCAGGCAAGGGCGGCGCGACTGCTTGGACTGACGCCGCGCCAGATTGGCTACGCGCTGAGGAAATACGGTGTCGAGATCAAGCGTTTCTGAAAGCACTGTCGGACTTGCGGCGTGTCGGGGCCGCGACATCGCGACTGATGCGAATAGCTCGGACAAGTCAAGCCTGGGTTTGGCGCGGACCTTGGCATGATCACGATCGGAAGCGGCCCCCGCGTCGGCGCCAATTCGGTAATCGTCGAGAACAGCCCGCCCGACCTCAGGGGCGGTCGGTATCTCGACTAAGGTGGTGCGAACGCGGCGCTGTCATCGCCGGTTCGACGGCCCTGTCGCGCTCGACCATCAGCTCACGCCGGATGCGGTAAGCGACACAAGCGGTGCTGTTCGATCGCGTTGAATTTCTGGACGTGATGGCACGACAGGTTAGAGCGTGGTCGGCAAAACCCGGGAATGTCGAGTGCGCGAAAGCGACGGGGAATCGACCAGCGAAACCCGTCAGGCACAGCGGCACAGCCACCTTGAAAGTCCGCATGTACGGTTGCAATCTACTTACCATCACCGATTGAAAACTTGGCAAACTGGGGGTGTCCATGTACTGACATTCGTTGAGTCGAAGTTGGGATCGACCGCGGCTGGCCGCAATGGCCAACATTAAGATATTCAGTAAAAGCGAGTAACAACCCAAGTTCGTTCCTCACGCATCACTACCCGTCTGCCTGGCCCGGCTTGATTCCGCCAAGGTATTGTGTGAGAGTTCGCCCAGAATTCCTCACTATCTCTGCCCAAGCGGAGTCCAGTCTCTCGCGGGGCATGGTCAGCGTAATGACACCGGCGAGTTGCCCGGACGGGCCGAACACCGGCGGGGCGATACCTGCCAATTGCGGATCGCGGTCTCCTGCTAGCGCGATGACCTGCTGGCGGCGGATGTGTTGACCGAGTGCCTCGTCGC
Proteins encoded in this window:
- the nifA gene encoding nif-specific transcriptional activator NifA, translating into MKSVREIGREIEDDMQHNTRKSEQGDREDGHNNGDVVMLHIASVRERPSSKSETDHAAPIVQWHESVLTGIFEISKVLTAPYRLEVTLANVIDLLQSVVQMRLGIVSLFDDDGVPDITVGADWSEGSDEHYRMRLPQKAIDQIMATDRPLVAENIAVHSGFSAADMGVLGASDNMRVSFIGVPIRIDAKVVGTLTIDRILDNGANFRLDYDVRLLTMIANLVGQTVKLHRLFKSDRERLMAGRDGLQKQLSELKYPAQERKKFQVEGIIGDSPALRGLLEKIAVVAKSNSTVLLRGESGTGKELVAKALHELSPRAKRPFIKLNCAALPETVLESELFGHEKGAFTSAFNSRKGRFELADKGTLFLDEIGEISASFQAKLLRVLQEQEFERVGSNQTIKVDVRVIAATNKNLEDAVARNEFRADLYYRISVVPLLLPPLRERRSDIPLLAVEFLKNFNSENGRTLTFDAGAIEVLMNCGFPGNVRELENCVQRSATLAPGLSIVRNDFACCHGQCLSAMLWQSGSDEMALQPGPIVPVQVRPGTPPAEAATSGAVAVPLAGSEQAPLAPGGAALGSGAKMTNRERLIAAMERSGWVQARAARLLGLTPRQIGYALRKYGVEIKRF
- a CDS encoding reverse transcriptase domain-containing protein, yielding MSSIIDCYLSLVRYVDDFVITGYSKELLEDEVKPLVEVFLHERGLTLSPEKTRITHISQGFDFLGQNIRKYPNGKLLIKPSKKNVQTF